The Rhizobium rhododendri nucleotide sequence CGGTCGATATAGGCGATGAGGTAGAGGAGACCCAAAAACGGCATGAGCCGCCAGGTGATCTTCCTGATAAGTGCCTGTTCCGAAACCATGCCGCGTCTCCTCCTCGCAAAATAACAATCAGCCTCCCGTCACCTAGTGCCGGCGCAAAGGCTGGCAACCCTGTAAGGGAAACTTACAGTTGTGTCGCGGATTTGGTGGAGCGCCGTTTGATGCGTTAGTAGATAGAGCTGATAGTGGCAGCCCAATTCAAATTTGGAGAGAAGTGCTTCATACGTATATATTCGTGAAATAAAATAATTAATGCGATTGAGCGAATGTCGACCTGCTCACTTTATGGCCTGCCAGTAAAGATAATCCGTGTATTCCTCAGTAGTCATCTCCCGATAAACAACACCCATCGGTGAGGATTTCTTCATGAGGGGGCCATCAAGTGAGATGCCGGATTCAAGCTCAACAACACCGGTGGCAACACAAGGCTCCCACTTCTCTGTTGCCCCAAATAACCTGTTCAAAACCGCGATCATATCATCCCCTAGCTGAAATTCATGCTTAACAAACAACTAACGCGGATTGCTAGCCATCAGATGTAAGCTGGGGACAAATTTGCAGAAGTGGTATTATTGCAACTATATTTGCAATGCCAACTTTTAGAGATAACAATGCCTGTTTCACGAAAAATTTTGAGAACAGGCCAGCATGGGCGGTAATTTACAAGCGAAATTATAGTTATAATATTATATAAATGAAATTTATTAAGGTAAAAAATAAAACGGAAGGTCTGCTAAAGAAAAATATACATAATAATAGAAGAAATATCCACCACAGAATCTTTGATTTGCGTCGCCATGCGACGTCGATTGCCAATAATGCCCACTAGATTTGGCTGCTGCTCTGCCGCCAACTCTTAATCAAACTCCCCGCCCGAAAGGTGGTTGCTGACGGAGGCCTTGACGGTGCCGATGTCGGTCCAGAGTTCTGCGATGATGGACGGGTCTACGTCTCCCAGCATGTCGCGCAGCCACCCTTCGTGGGCGGCGGCCATGGCGGTGAACAGCTTTTCGCCCTTGGCCGTCAACTTGGCGACGGTCACGCGCCGGTCGCCGTGGGGCGTTTCGCGCAAAACCATGCCGTCGATTTCCAGCCGCTCGACAAGCCCCGTGACGTTGCCGTTGGTGACCATCGTCCGTTTTGAGAGCTCGCCGAGCCTCAGCCCGTCACTTTCGCGATAAAGCTGCGCCATCAGGTCGAACTGCGGCAGCGTCGCGCCGAATTCGGCCCGCAGCCGGCGGCGCACTTCCTGCGAGATCAGCTTCGTGGTCGACAGCATGCGCAACCAGAGGCGCAGTTCCTGCTTCTTGCCATCCTGGGCGCCGTGGGCAATCGCCTCCAGGTCGACAGTTTCGCTTTCTGCTTCGGCCATGATCCCCGCTCGAATTCCTGGACCGCAATCCGTGTTTCCATGGCATACGAAGCAATATTTGAAATGTCAAAGGTTTCGGGTCGGGCTGCCTTGCACGCCAGTGGATAGCATCACTTCGCCAGCATCCGGGCAAGCAGGAAGCCGGAGCCAGCTCCCGTTCCCGCCCCCGGCCAGGTGGACGCACCGCACATGTAGAGGCCGGCGACCGGCGTCCTGTAGCGCGAATATCCGGCGACGGGACGGAACAGGAAATTCTGGTCCAGGTGATGGCTGCCGGAAAGGCTGTCG carries:
- a CDS encoding MarR family winged helix-turn-helix transcriptional regulator, translated to MAEAESETVDLEAIAHGAQDGKKQELRLWLRMLSTTKLISQEVRRRLRAEFGATLPQFDLMAQLYRESDGLRLGELSKRTMVTNGNVTGLVERLEIDGMVLRETPHGDRRVTVAKLTAKGEKLFTAMAAAHEGWLRDMLGDVDPSIIAELWTDIGTVKASVSNHLSGGEFD